In one Chroicocephalus ridibundus chromosome Z, bChrRid1.1, whole genome shotgun sequence genomic region, the following are encoded:
- the LOC134508434 gene encoding interferon-like — translation MPAPTTHHTRLRHGAPTLLLLLTALATTLACRHLPPCHSTFPWDSLSILRDMAPRPPQPCQHQQAPFPFPDTLLHNSHPQQAAATARHILDNLFATLSAQSTPQHWDDQARHRLLNNLHCHSQQLQQCLAPNGTLSQGQGPRNRTLTINKYFRRIHNFLHTHNHSACAWDHVRLEVRASFQRLHNLTRTMCN, via the coding sequence atgCCTGCGCCCACAACCCACCACACCCGCCTGCGCCACGGCGCCCCgacgctcctgctcctcctgacggCTCTCGCCACCACCCTCGCCTGCcgccacctgcctccctgccactccaccttcccctgggacagcctcagcatcctccgGGACATGGCTCCCAGaccgccacagccctgccaacaccaacaggcgcccttccccttccccgacaccctcctccacaacagccacccacagcaagccgccgccaccgcccgacaCATCCTCGACAACCTCTTCGCCACCCTCAGCGCACAGAGCACCCCCCAACACTGGGACGACCAGGCACGCCATCGCCTCCTCAACAACCTCcactgccacagccagcagctccagcaatgcCTCGCACCCAACGGCACGCTCTCCCAAGGACAAGGGCCCCGCAACCGCACGCTCACCATCAACAAATACTTCAggcgcatccacaacttcctccacacccacaaccacaGCGCCTGCGCCTGGGACCACGTCCGCCTCGAAGTTCGCGCCTCTTTCCAGCGCCTCCACAACCTCACCCGCACCATGTGCAATTAG
- the LOC134508447 gene encoding interferon-like has translation MPAPATHHTRLRHGAPTLLLLLTALATTLACRHLPPCHSTFPWDSLSILRDMAPRPPQPCQHQQAPFPFPDTLLHNSHPQQAAATARHILDNLFATLSAQSTPQHWDDQARHRLLNNLHRHSQQLQQCLAPNGTLSQGQGPRNRTLTISKYFRRIHNFLHTHNHSACAWDHVRLEVRASFQRLHNLTRTMCN, from the coding sequence atgCCTGCGCCCGCAACCCACCACACCCGCCTGCGCCACGGCGCCCCgacgctcctgctcctcctgacggCTCTCGCCACCACCCTCGCCTGCcgccacctgcctccctgccactccaccttcccctgggacagcctcagcatcctccgGGACATGGCTCCCAGaccgccacagccctgccaacaccaacaggcgcccttccccttccccgacaccctcctccacaacagccacccacagcaagccgccgccaccgcccgacaCATCCTCGACAACCTCTTCGCCACCCTCAGCGCACAGAGCACCCCCCAACACTGGGACGACCAGGCACGCCATCGCCTCCTCAACAACCTCCaccgccacagccagcagctccagcaatgcCTCGCACCCAACGGCACGCTCTCCCAAGGACAAGGGCCCCGCAACCGCACGCTCACCATCAGCAAATACTTCAggcgcatccacaacttcctccacacccacaaccacaGCGCCTGCGCCTGGGACCACGTCCGCCTCGAAGTTCGCGCCTCTTTCCAGCGCCTCCACAACCTCACCCGCACCATGTGCAATTAG